In Calliopsis andreniformis isolate RMS-2024a chromosome 9, iyCalAndr_principal, whole genome shotgun sequence, the genomic window AGGTATAtcaataatattttatatatgtataggtaAAGGTATGAGTAATAGGGATAACTAGTGCATAAATAGAAGATGTATAGTTCAAGACGAAAGTAAACTGTACATTAGTTAACACTGGAGCTATTTTTACACATTATCTAGATATCTTTACCTTGACAAACTGACGCTTTGAGCACCAGATGAGGGTGTACTGTTGTTAAAATTGAATGATGCGAGCGATTTGAATGTTGCAACTTGGGATCTTGTAAGAGAAGATACCCTGGTATGAGTTCCACAGCTGAACGAGATAATTACAATTTACAAAAAATTTCTAAGAGATATTCTTTCTTCCAATTATTATGATATCTAAACAACTTTTTTACACTTTCGCATGCACGTGAGTATtcacaatataatacaaatattaattaagataaatatataattatattccCAATACCAAAGCCAACGTAGTTTAATAATCGCAGTAAAAAGTTACAATATTGCAACAAATAATGACTACAATTCTATATTGTTCATATACATTACTTACTCTGAATTTCCAATGCTTGATTCGGATAAGCGGTGATTGTCACCTCTAGAGGTTTGTGGTCTTCGCATTGTGACAGTTTGGGTTAAAGTCTCAATTTGTAAATCACATGTCTACCGTCATAAGAAACCTTTTAAAATAAGTTTTTAACAAAgagatattttattaatttatattatatttacccTTTTTCCATATTTTGTTTCCACTTGGTTTCGCATGGAAGTGAAGCATTGTTCCAAACGTTGATGAAATGGCGTTAATTCAGGAGGAGCGCGTGCCTTGTGTAATTGTacaccaatacccaataatggaatttgttcagcaattaatccttctaatcTCAAAAGATCAGAACTCTCTTCCGGATGAGAATTTCGGTATTCATTATTAAGAAAAGCTTTCTCATAATTGTCTGTACCACCCATTACTGCTGGATCTAATATGccattaagtttcatactgagtgGATTCAGTGGAAGACTATGATCAATTTTATGTGCTACGATTAAATCTCTTAATTTGGTATTAGCAGTTTCCATCGTTTCAATCGCATTACGAAGAGGACTGACCAAGTAAGTTTCACTGGACGTAACAGGGAAACATCTAAGAATGCCTGGTAATGGATGACTTGTAACTAATACTGTTCTTTCTAGCCATAATGAAGCAAACTCATTATTGGTAACCGTATTTGTTTCCTTTTCTTTGTCATTGGAATTCGTTATGACTGAAATTAAATCTTTCTTTGGTGCTGGTCTTGAGAAACGGAAACGTTGGACATCGTTTACACGATGGTACCTTAAAAACAattattaaacaaaatataaatatcgcCCAAAACATTAATGCATTTATACTAATAAACTAtatttctacctcaatactgctTCCGCTGTTATAGGTTTTCCACTAAGTCGATGTCTCTTTTCGTCCATCAGTGGATCTACTCGGTTAATTTGAACATATTGGTGATTAGATTCTAATATGTCTGAAGTAGGGGGAGATAATTTATTCATTTGTTCTGCGTTTGGTAGTTGGTTCAATGTACGCGAACAAAAATCACTGAGACGTTCATACTCCTTTCCCCGATAAATAAATACCTATAACAAGTAATTTTTTATACGCTTAAGTAAACAATACTCCAGATCGTTAGATACAGTCTAGAAATTAAAGGAGTGAAGTCGCAAGCGACAGCAGTAGCGATAGACAGTAAGAATGGAAAGTGACGTGGTTGTATGTACTTGGACTTTAGGTTTAGGCGTACCATTCATCAGCCTAACTGTAAGACTTTTGGTCTTAGTAGTGCGACTCGCCTGGTTTTGTTGGTGAAAGAGCAGAAATGAATTTTTTGTAACTCCAGAAGAACCTTTAGATAGATTGGTCTAAATAATTAATGGATATGTACTGAGATAAATACCTTGTTTTGTAAAAATGCAGGATGACCCCGACCGTAGTATGCAACTCTGAAATATTCAGGCTCCGGTCTTAATTGTTTTACTATCGAATCGTAAAATTTAGCCATACGTTTCAATAGTACTGAAAGTTGTAAGTATTCGAATGTCTCTTCTTCGTATTGTGTAACTAACTCTTTACACACTGCAAGTGCGCATTCCCACATTTTACCCTTGTCAAAGTATTCAATCATATCGTTATAAAGCGCTTCTTTCAGTTCACGATGTGTTTGACAAAACAAATATCTATGAATGTATAATGGTGTATAATTTcataatttgaaaataataaattaaatctTTAAATGAAATGAATTTATTATCAGTACCTATGCGATCTTAAAAGTGGTGGTAATGGTTGATCACTCCATGCTAATAATTGACTATGAAGTTTTAAAGAATATGCTGCTTCTGTATAATTGTCACATTCTAAGTGTAATTCACATAATTTGTTTACATATCTGTAAAAAAAATGGTAATTTAATGTTAACAAAATTggatatatttttaaatgtctttaaaaatacattaattaaaTTACATACCTGATATACATCTCCTCTCTATTTATTTCAGAGTAAAATTCTAATAAGTTTACAATGCATAACATTCGATGTTCTTGAGACTCGGCGTGAATTATGTCACGGTACTGTAATAAGCGTTCCATGAGTTTAGCTACAGTATCAACAAAACGTAAACCCTGTTCCCGCATAGTTGAGTGTTTTTCACAAAGATTACCCATCACCTGAATCCAAAGTAAACGAAACTGTTCGTCTCCTCTTCCACCTTCAACCTACGAGAATATTATACTATAAATTATACATTTGATAGAAACGAAATATACCAAAGATATCTGCGATATCATACCAAAATATCTAATTTTGCAATCATTTCATTTTCATATTCTGCAAAATTAGCTTTTATATGAGCAGGATCTCTTTTTGTATCACCATATCCTTCAACGATACGTGAACTATAAAATTCACATTGCATCATATCGAAAAATATAGGTATTGTTGCTTTCCTTAATTCACTTTCTGGAATTAATGCCATTTCCAATATTGCCCCAACTAAACCGGGCACAAATGATATTTTATATTGTCCTAAATTGAACCACATGGACCGTATTTCAAAAGCTGTCTCTCtatgaaaaaaagaaaatttatttttctatgGAACTAAATAtatgtttaaatataaaaataaattcttaATAAAGATGTACCTGCGCATATCATTATAACGTGAAACAATGCGATTACGTTTTGATGCTGTAAACGTCTCTAATTGTAAGGCAGGCTGTGTCAAAAATGCAATTGCGCAGTGGAAAAAGTTAGACCACGCTTGTTGCTCAAAATCAGTAAAAAAATAATCTCTGATAGTACCCGAGAAATAACGTAGCGATTTTAAAATTATACTGTTTTGAAGCATAATCATTTCACACCAATCACTTGGAAACACGCTTTTTGAAACTAAATCTTTAAATACTAATAATATTTCCATGAGAAAATCAAGCAAATCAAATTTAGTTCCAAAATGATTTATGTATATTTCATAATGATGTTGCGTCATCTGTCTAGAAGAAAATATATATAACATTAGATTTTACTCTCTGTATAACATTTTCGTATTTGTTTTCTAATTACCTGAATATTGCTAACATAACTGAAACTAAATTTCCTACTAATGGATTTTCCCTATCCATTGATATAACAGCCTGTATGATAGTCCGCAAGGCTGTGAGCATAATTTCTTTTACATCTTGTATTGTGCTTCCTATATCTTTCCTAAATGTTAATTCCAAGATGTCAGATAAAATCTTGATACACAATTCAACCTATGTAAACAGAAGACAAACACATATTTCTTATCATTGTTGCAAGTTATTCAGTAATATCCTTGTGTATACGTAATTGGATGTAAATAAGGGAAATTaaacaatataataataaaataccatTCCTGGAAATCTAACACAAAATACCTATCTTACATACATCAGTACATTTCTCATATTATTAGCAATTGCCATGCTAATAATCCAAAACTAATTTGAAACTAACACGCTAAAAATTTCTTATGTGAATCACAGCAATTACCTCTTCAGAATAGCCGCGGTGTTGGTTGACTCGATGTCGATTTTCGCCGAGCAGCCTGGCTACCTTCGCCACGCTTTTTCCAGGCGTATTTGATAGTCCCTTTTATAGGTCAATAACCAAAACCAAACCAAACACAAAAATGAAACAGCCCTATGTTAGTTAAAGTATAATGCCAGTTTATGCataaaaaattacaattatatCTTCAACACTATCCATCACCTAAGAGAAATAGCATCATAAAACTGCATGCAAGAAGGATGCAGTACCCCTAAGCAATAAAATAGTCACGAAAAGATAGATGTACTACACGTAATACGAAAATTGGTGTAAAAGATACGTATTCGATATTTTTTATGTTATAGGTTTTACTTCAACGATGTACGCCTCTATTAAATCTATTCGAAACGTAATGGAAAAATAGGTATATGAAAAATGATTTTTATTCTATGAATTTATATGGATACATAACACATTTATTTAGCTATGTATCATTTTATGAAGACATGCTATGTTAAAAAGTAGGGACATAATCCATGCATAGTCAAACTTTACTAAGAATGTCTTTGATTTTATAATGTTTCTTATACATCATTTTAATATTGAATGCCTATTTTATAATATAGTATggtatttaatttaataaaataaattacacTATAAGAATAAAGACATTCTATTTAGAAAGAACAATGCAAGATTAATGAGAATCACAGACAGATGCGTGGCGAGAGGATGTCAGGCTGCACGGAAAGCACAAATAATGACACTATTCGCAAGTTCTTCAAAAAAGTTCTGAATGCAAATGAAAAGCTTCGGTCACAATTCGACTATGACATTTATAACATAAAGACGACACAGAATTATAGTGCCTTAGATACAGAACATGTACCTGTTTCGTAAGCCTCGTATATCACGTTGATATTAATACGAATGTAGCTTCAATGAAAATGTATCAAGTTACTCATAAAAGTACATTAATATAAATCaactaataacaacaataatttcATTATTACTTTAAAGATATCCTAATGAGTAACATGAACATTTTACTTTTTTAACACTAAATTTTAACaaattataatgattaatatTTAAGAACTCCATGTTTCTTACCTCCTCTTTAGATTCCAATAAATCTCGGACCAAAACAGTAATTCTAGGTAATAGAATTGCTCTACACTCTGCAATTAGGAAAAGAGGACTATGAACAATGTCATTCACTGTCATCATTTTCTGTTTAGTTAACCTTCCCGCTGGCAGAGTAACTAGCAAGTCAGTCAAAATGGTGCTTAACTGTTTACCACTGTACACTCGTAATAAATGAGGTATAGTAGTTGGTAAATATTTAAGGCAAGCTCCTTGAACTAATAAGGTACTGTCTGTTTCATGTTTCATGAGTTCAACAATAGATTTCAGTAATTCTGTTAATGTTTGAGAAAACTCTTCTTCATCCTGATTTAGCCTATTACGAAATAAATCTGTTAATACAACTAATGATTCAGTACTTCATAGTTTTACAATTAAGACATACTCAGTGAACAAAAGACGAGATTCTACAACAAATCTCATACAATATTGAAGGCTTTTCATCGTTTTAAGGAGTACATCACGCTCTTGTCCATCAGTATTAGTTGCGTTATCTATACGTTTACGTAATACTGCAATCAACTTCTTATATGCAAGCGTCGCAGAAAAACTTTCAGAAATGTATAAATCTAATACTGGTTGAAAATGTTGATACTTTCTATCAGAGACAAGACCAATAATATACAATAGACATTCAAATACCATATCGTCATAAACATCACTCTCAGAATTACTCATTAATATATTGAATAAAGCATCCAAAACATCCTGAAAAAATATGCTATGTGTAACATATTCATCTtacgaaatatttatatttactaaTTTTTCTACATACCTGTAAAAACTTAACTACTTCTTCACCATCAACTTTCATTAAGGCAGTTAAAGATTCTTTTAAATCTGTATTATGTGATGCCCAGtttaataaacctaataagtcTACATTTTGTGTCAGTTTTGTTGAACAAATATTAGTTGCAATTAAAAAACTATCTTTAGTACTTAAAGTAAGCGCTCCTAATGTTGGTttcttctcaacattcaattcaatctataaaaaaagaaaaaaaaataccatTTTATATTTATCAATACTTATATATAATTACTTCAAATTTGATATTATATTTACCAATTCACCCCTTGTTGACGGTAgttttaaatatgaaatatcaGTTTCTTCATATTTCTTTTGATCTAATTTATAAACTAACAATTCATGCTGTATATCTTGCAATGTTGTTCCGTTCCGTTGCATTAATTTTACATAACTTAAAGCAAAAGGTTTCTCAGATTTATCTTTTGCCTCATTCGAACTGCGATGTttgaatgtaaattttaaatgaGCTTGTTTAAATTCTTCAATAGGAACAGCAATTTTAAATGTCTCACACCATCTAGGTTTATCTTCATGATAATAAATAACACTACGATAGTCATTGATTGGTGAAGCTCCACCACCCAGTGTCATAACACCTGGTATTGGTATACCATGTTCATTACACACTTTAACCTGTGaaaaaatagaatattaatacacatgaaaattaaaaaattgtttaaatgatACTAACTGTAACTTCAACATTCTTATCAGTAGACTTTGATCCTTTATTAAATTCACCACTGATTAATGTTAAATACAAGTCATTCCTCACATCACCAGGTAAAATAACTTCTGGAAATCCCATTTTCCTTGCAATAGCAACATTACCAAGTACTAGGTGAGGGTTTTCATCACGTACCTAAGAAatgataaaattttataaatattatgaaATATGTTCTTAAATTGTAATTGTTGAAAATAAAACTACTTACTTGTTTTGGATCTCCTCTGAGTAACTTTAGACTAGTCCACAACCCTTGACCACCGGCaaaattaccattatttccattacCGCTTTTCTGAATATTCGTTTCTTTTTGAGAAAGGATTCTACGCAATGTACCATCTAAACTTTCTTTCTCACAACATCtggaagaaaagaaaaagaccAACAAAACAGATCTATCTTAATTAAACTGTACTCATAAGAAGTTCTTTATGAGTACACTTACaagttatattaaaataaagTTTCATGCTTACTGTACAAATGGAATGAAGTGATGATGATCTGAATCCCCTTCAAGTTTACCAGTAATGTACAAGGTGATATCCATTGCTGCTACTCCGAATGGTCTTCTCATATTTTCAGTATTTTTGGTTTTTTGATTAACTTGTGCAACACTTGAGCGGCGATGATCATTATCTTTAGCTTCCATACCTCCTATCCTAATTACATAACAAGCTAAATAAACTTTATCCCTGGCTAAATCCCGAGAACCAAGATCTGTAAATAGAACTCGAAGATTGTGAAGCTGATCTATATCTCGAGCTAGTCCTTCTTTACTCCACGATACCACATAATTTTCTGTAATTGCTTTCATCTCACGGCCATCATATAAAGTCAGTAATAATTCTACATCTTCTGTCATTTTGCACACAAAATTTCTTACactaacaaaaaatatatgtgaGTATACAGGTGTTTGTGGTTTTGAAGGCTTTTTTTCTGTTTCATTAGCTGCTTTTCTTATTCTTTCAGCAGCTGTTTCATGATGATAATATAATTGAATTGTACTTGTATCTTCTGGATTAAGAACATTTCCTCGATCATCACGGACTACCATATCCATACCCAATAATTGATTACCAGTATCAATTCTAGCTGTTGCTAATCGTTTCATATCTTTTAATTCATCCACTGTTAATGTGCCACTTAATATTTTGCTTCTATATCCTATCAATTCTAAAATCTGTTGCTGCATTGTTCTGAAGTGTTCCGAATGAATCTATTAATGTTAACAAAATTATATTAATCTTTTTACAGCTTCTTTTTTTACAGCAatcttttatatatatatacacataccaCATATAAATGCTTCCAATGATGTCCCCATTCTCTCAAAACATTAGTGATTTCATGTATCAAGCAATCCATGTTCATTGAttgttgaaaaatgtgaatataAGATTTTGGGAAAATTCCACATGCTCCCTTAAATTTGCTACGTCCATAGTACCAATCACCACACTCCTCTAATATATATACCACTTCCCCAACTGTTAATCGCAATGTATAAGGGGTCCCGTGTGCAAAGTTATGAATGGCTGtgcaataataaataattaggtACACTTTAAAGGTGTTCCATTTATTTACATGTTACTAATGAACATTTCAATTTAAATTTACACATAATTTTACTTAAATCAGAGATTGAAAGAAGAACTGGATTAAATACTTATTAACTATAAACACTGTACACAAATATTTCGATCTAACGTGATTCAGGTTATTTATTACTATGCGTAGTATGTATTCATACTAAAAAATAAAGTGAACTTCAATTAGAAGTTTACAGATAGGAACACAACAGTTCATTAAAACAATAAGATTGTAAGAGTGACAGCGTATATGTCATGCAATTATTATGCAAATGATAATGTCATTCGCATTATAAATTGTTTCAATGATACTGTCAAGTTAAACATTTCCAAACGATACGAATAAAATGGTTATATCCAACTGAGGACAAACGCGAAAGATAAAACGAGAATATTCCTTTAAATGAATGTTTCGCGCGCGAAGAGAGATCTAAAATTTTATCTGGTTGGGGCACCTCCCAGGATGTTAGACCTTACAAAGGCCAAATTAATAATATTCCACGAATTATTTCTTACCCACTCCTAAATGTTCTGTAACCTGTTTCCATGCCATTGTCATTTCAATTGAAAACTTACTATAACAACGTATATACACTAATTACATTTCGATTCGCACATTTCTCGTGCAAGCAAAATACAATTCTTTTATCTTGACATCTAACACAACTATAATGCGAAACCACGATCTACTACTGCTTCAACATTATCACAGGGACACAGGGATAAGACACGATTGAGTCAAATAGGTATACCATGAACCATATTCTACATGTAGAGATTCAAGCGTCGTATACATATGTTGTTTACATTAAAAACCGCGGAAAATAGAACTTTTTGAATTGACCTGATGTTTTTATATTTGTTTACA contains:
- the Mbc gene encoding dedicator of cytokinesis protein myoblast city isoform X3 gives rise to the protein MTMAWKQVTEHLGVAIHNFAHGTPYTLRLTVGEVVYILEECGDWYYGRSKFKGACGIFPKSYIHIFQQSMNMDCLIHEITNVLREWGHHWKHLYVIHSEHFRTMQQQILELIGYRSKILSGTLTVDELKDMKRLATARIDTGNQLLGMDMVVRDDRGNVLNPEDTSTIQLYYHHETAAERIRKAANETEKKPSKPQTPVYSHIFFVSVRNFVCKMTEDVELLLTLYDGREMKAITENYVVSWSKEGLARDIDQLHNLRVLFTDLGSRDLARDKVYLACYVIRIGGMEAKDNDHRRSSVAQVNQKTKNTENMRRPFGVAAMDITLYITGKLEGDSDHHHFIPFVQCCEKESLDGTLRRILSQKETNIQKSGNGNNGNFAGGQGLWTSLKLLRGDPKQVRDENPHLVLGNVAIARKMGFPEVILPGDVRNDLYLTLISGEFNKGSKSTDKNVEVTVKVCNEHGIPIPGVMTLGGGASPINDYRSVIYYHEDKPRWCETFKIAVPIEEFKQAHLKFTFKHRSSNEAKDKSEKPFALSYVKLMQRNGTTLQDIQHELLVYKLDQKKYEETDISYLKLPSTRGELIELNVEKKPTLGALTLSTKDSFLIATNICSTKLTQNVDLLGLLNWASHNTDLKESLTALMKVDGEEVVKFLQDVLDALFNILMSNSESDVYDDMVFECLLYIIGLVSDRKYQHFQPVLDLYISESFSATLAYKKLIAVLRKRIDNATNTDGQERDVLLKTMKSLQYCMRFVVESRLLFTELNQDEEEFSQTLTELLKSIVELMKHETDSTLLVQGACLKYLPTTIPHLLRVYSGKQLSTILTDLLVTLPAGRLTKQKMMTVNDIVHSPLFLIAECRAILLPRITVLVRDLLESKEEGLSNTPGKSVAKVARLLGENRHRVNQHRGYSEEVELCIKILSDILELTFRKDIGSTIQDVKEIMLTALRTIIQAVISMDRENPLVGNLVSVMLAIFRQMTQHHYEIYINHFGTKFDLLDFLMEILLVFKDLVSKSVFPSDWCEMIMLQNSIILKSLRYFSGTIRDYFFTDFEQQAWSNFFHCAIAFLTQPALQLETFTASKRNRIVSRYNDMRRETAFEIRSMWFNLGQYKISFVPGLVGAILEMALIPESELRKATIPIFFDMMQCEFYSSRIVEGYGDTKRDPAHIKANFAEYENEMIAKLDILVEGGRGDEQFRLLWIQVMGNLCEKHSTMREQGLRFVDTVAKLMERLLQYRDIIHAESQEHRMLCIVNLLEFYSEINREEMYIRYVNKLCELHLECDNYTEAAYSLKLHSQLLAWSDQPLPPLLRSHRYLFCQTHRELKEALYNDMIEYFDKGKMWECALAVCKELVTQYEEETFEYLQLSVLLKRMAKFYDSIVKQLRPEPEYFRVAYYGRGHPAFLQNKVFIYRGKEYERLSDFCSRTLNQLPNAEQMNKLSPPTSDILESNHQYVQINRVDPLMDEKRHRLSGKPITAEAVLRYHRVNDVQRFRFSRPAPKKDLISVITNSNDKEKETNTVTNNEFASLWLERTVLVTSHPLPGILRCFPVTSSETYLVSPLRNAIETMETANTKLRDLIVAHKIDHSLPLNPLSMKLNGILDPAVMGGTDNYEKAFLNNEYRNSHPEESSDLLRLEGLIAEQIPLLGIGVQLHKARAPPELTPFHQRLEQCFTSMRNQVETKYGKRTCDLQIETLTQTVTMRRPQTSRGDNHRLSESSIGNSENASIRSHILSTASLQKALGNPSPGTNKKKDSKRRSSRKSDSAASTKNDQPTSQWYTTTEMLQTTSTPITPVMSSFPTPIFELRQELTPKRPLRSEVEKERRISNRLSGQSQHYLRNINNGADSGSLGKGNRDSIGTTDSTASEDDPPPPLPIKTREADYCNLPEELPVIHCGTGSLNRPLGQWSKNKLPTPTDDLEVQTKPPTPPPKPKRPPYNLNKVILSSGDIDNFSQDPSVT